The following nucleotide sequence is from Mangifera indica cultivar Alphonso chromosome 1, CATAS_Mindica_2.1, whole genome shotgun sequence.
AATGTTtagtttccttcttttcttcttttgaattttCAGGTTTTGCTTGTGGGTAGTCTATCTACTGATCCTCTCAAGGATGAACCACAAAGAGGAGGATCCTACAGAACTGCTTATGTAATTTGAtgattctttgttttgtttgtgttaGAACCTCAAATATATCTTATTGTGCTCATCATCTGTCATTTCCAGGTCATTTCTGGACTCTTGCTAGTCCCCTTGAGTGTGGCACTGAGCGTTCTTTTAGGTTGGCATATCTACCTCATTTTGCAAAACAAAACCACTATAGAGGTGAATTATTTCTATCAAATTGTTCATACTTGGTGGCCTATATGAGTTCAAATTTTGGTCCACTGTTTAATTggggcattttcatttttccttaCTGAGAATATTTCTTCCAGTACCATGAAGGAGTGAGAGCTTTGTGGCTTGCAGAGAAAGGTGGGCATGTTTATAAACATCCATATGATCTGGGCGTCTATGAAAATCTTACAACAGTAAGTATTTTGCTCCACCTCCTTTGGTAATAGATCTACCGCATAGCTTCAGTTAGTGTAGGCAATTTTACTATTTGTTCTTCAACTATATGTGCATTTGATGAACATAAGGAGTTTTCAGCATTTAATTAGGTTGTAGTTTCTGTTGCATTGGGCTTTCACCCTTTGGATTAGGTGGCAATTTTCCTCTTTGAAAGTATTAGCTCATTTGATTGTCATAGAAGCCAATAGTTGTCGACTGAAAAGTATGATGATTTGGTGCAAGTAGATCACATTCACAGCTCTGGTTTAACTGCATCATGGTGAAAATTTCTCGATGTATTTGCACACCAAAGTGCAATATTTGCAATACCATGTTTTCTTGGAACTCAGAGTTACTGCTGTGTTATGTATTTTTGGGGTTCACGACAAATAAGTCCCTATTGAGCTCTGCACATAAGTCCGTATTGagctatatatattttcttttctttcttgggTATCAGAATGTTATGATCTACCTAATTGTCTTATGTGCTGTGGCAGACTGGCAGGCTCATGTGGCCTGACCAGTCTAGCATGCCTAGATATGGTTGGTTGGGGATGACATGCTGCAAAATGTTGGCCACCTTGCGTGGGCATCATTCTATTTGAGCTCCATCAAGAATGGCTTACCGGCTTACCCAGATATAGTTCTAGATGGATACTTTTATACTTTTTGTTCTATGTTACAAATCCAGAGGGGTTAGACCGTTAAAGTTGGAGTGGAAACATCTTGTCCTTCTCAGTTAAATTCTGAATTTAGAGTATGACTGTGGAGTCTGTTTTGTTGTgcatatcaattttatatgatttggttTCTATGAATTCTTCAGGTACTTGGTCCAAGTATCTTCAGCTGGGTTTGCCCCACATCAAGACACATTGGTTCTGGTCTCCAATTCCGTACAGCCTATGATAACACAGCTGGTGCAGCATCTGTGCTAAAATAGTTTGAAGATTGCTTGGCCCTGACATCCCCATTGGAAATAACAACATTTGCAACTTCTGAACTGTCAAAAGATGAATGAATGCCAGTCTTCCGATGATTCACCCAGCTTCTTTTCTAGTGCTTATAGGGTATCCTGTTTTGAATTCAGGCATACAGTGATACCATCATGTACCTTATACCTTTGATACTTCGGCCTGGGACATTTGAAGTGTTCTGTTGCAAGGTAGGTGAGTTGAGAAGGCAACATTTTGTAAGACAGCCTTTGTCTACCACTGAAGCAAATCAATATCGGCAACAATTAGAATTAGGAcgggtttttatattttcatcttcttcttctttttccttctgaTTTTCAATTATAGAGAACCAACTGATACATGTACAAAGAAGTAGTCAAAGCTCTCCGGTCTTCCATGTAACTTAACAAAGGGTTGTAATCCTTGTACGTAACTTGAATGAAACAAAGTTTCTGTAAACTATACTCAATCTTCCTTAATTTTCTCAATAGATTCAATGTTTGTTTTTATCAATTGATGTGACTTCTCTGTTACATGATTTTAACATGTTTACATTATTGGAAGATATTTGGCGTCAGACATTAGTCCTGTCTCCCTTTGTTCTGGTTTCTTGTTCTGGCCAAATGACAATTTCCTACCCAAACATTGgtgaaataaatttttctttggaGGATGCAGCGGTGACTGGTGACATTGGCAAAGAACAATTTACTTGTCTGGGTGAAAAGCTCTACCCGTCCCATTATGTTGATGGAATACGCATCGCTGAGAACATTGATGAGCCTCTAATTGATTATGAAAGCCTTATGGATTACTTTTTGCTCTGGATATGATAAGGACATCATGAAGCATTACATGGATAAGGAAACTGAAGATTTTCTGTACTGCAATGAGGTGAATCCAAAAATATATGTCCTTCACTCTGGAAGGCAAAGCAGTGATAAAGGTACATTTGTTTGAACCAGAAACTTTATGctttagattaagaaaaaaaaaaagttccatGCCATGTGTGATTTGCAAGTAAAATGGGTGGTCTATAAGTCCAGTTATTCTAATCATTTTTCGTTAATGTGAATGAAAACATGTTAAGcactcaaattatttattttttattcattttctgaGTGGGGTATTCAATTTACATTTGATTGCAGACACTCAACCAGGCAAGAGGAAACCAACCATTGACCAAGAATTTGAACAGTATTTTTCCACATTTACTCTGTTGCAGAGGATACTAGAACATAAacttgtaaaatatatataatgctTTGAGTAATTGGGTATTGACCTCTTGTAATCCTGTTGTAGACGGTTGTTTATGAAGCAGGGGAAACCTAGTTTCAAAAGCAATTATTTATCGTTCTCTTTTGATTGTGTTTTAGGCCGTTCCGACCAAATACAACTATGATAAGAAATAAAGAGTACATAGGTCTGCTAGTGTTGAAAATGATGGGCTATGCTTCTGATAAAGGGCAGCTATATTCCACTATAGAATTCAATCAAACAGGGTAGCCTCTATAAAGTTAACAttgtatttttttccttttaaagttaattttatcTAGATCACAAGTCAACCTCCAGTGGGTGTACCTATTTGGcttttttttaaaccatgaaTGTAGCTATAGCTGGTATTCAAGCAAAGTGCTGTTATTACAAGACTAAAGTGCTTGTAAAAGCAGCTTTTTTGGGTAGTTTAGATCCATAGTAAATCTCAAAAGTAGGTAATGAATTTAATCCAGCTGACATTAAACACTTGACTGCTACATACTCCAACAACACAATTACAGCAAGACAGACCCAGTAAAAGCTTTTCTCCTTTCTTATTAATGaatcacacaaaaaataaattgcaAGTTTATTAAGTTAAGGAGAAGGGTTTATGATTCAAAAACACtcagaaaagttattttttccaGTCCGGACTAGAAATGGTCAGTCAAGCCCCAAGATTATCAACACTGGGGAAGATCAGACGGTGGTGGTGGTAGCTTCTGATTTGGCTGTGGcccatctaaaactatccatgCCATCTTCAGTCCCCAGCTTGTGTGAACATCCAAGTGGCAGTGCATAAACCAGACCCCTGTATAAATTGTAATATAACAATGTTGAATCATATGAGAATGGTGAACTTGATAGGGTGAACTCATGTATTTTTTCCCAGAAAATTATTACCTGGGTTATCCGCAAAGAAGCGAACGGCGACCCAACCACCGGCAGGAACACCAACAGTGTTCCTCTCCACAGGATCAACCAAATTGAAGTTTTTAGGATCGTTATTAGGATCATAGTTTCCGAAACCAAATCCAACGACAAAGAAGTTGAATCCATGGAGATGGAGAGGGTGACTCTCAGCACCAAGAATACTAGTGGCCTGCATCACCAGCTCCACACTTGCGTTGAAAGGGAAAACCACAGTTCTTGTGCCATTGCTTACATTAGTATTATTCGGTGGCGTCCCAGTGTAGTTGAACGGAATCGGAGGATTATCCGGAAAATCTGTAGTGTATACACCATTATTTTGTCCAAAGAAGTAGGATTGGAGAATTGCAGTAGAAGGTAATGCAAATGACACATTGTTAATGGAAGCTGTAAATTTGGTCCTATTAGTAGGTCCTTGGCAAGTTGTGTTTACAGGACATGGATTTGTCCCGAGTCCCACAGTGAAGAAAAATTTCCTGTCTACTTTCAGAGGAACATTGGCAGGATACTTTGCACTCGCTAAGCTACGGAATTTCCCGGTGAAGTTGGCTACAAAGTTAGTGGCATTGATCGGAGGGAGGGTTGGTTTGAATAAAGGAAGCTTTTTAGAGGATGAGAGGTTTGTTGGTCGCTTGTATTGAAGGACGCCGGCGGTGGTTGAATTGTCAAAACTTCCCCTGCCAGTGAAGTAAGGTCTGGCCTCCATGAGGAAGGTGGCATCGGGAAAGTAAGGTTTGGTTTTCAGAAGAACGTTAGTAGTTTGGCCCGGAGTTATCAGTAGCTTGTCTGTGTTGAACGGCTTGACATAAACGGCATCAGCTTCCACTACAGAGAGGCTGTGATTAGCAATGCTGAAGAAGAGCTCGTCATTGAGTGCAGCGTTGATTAGTCTCAGAAGATAGGTTTTTCCAGGCTCCACCTTCAGCTTGAATGTATCTacaacaatcaaacaaaacctTGCATAAAATCAAGTATTAGTCAATCCCCACAATGCCCCTGGAAACCTTCTTTACAGGATGTTTAACCTTGAGAAGAGCAGTTGTAAAGTGGCCCTGGAAGACCATTAATGGTATATGCATCAGAAACGTTTGGACCTCCTCCTGTTTGAAGAGCTTGGCTAATGATAGCTTCTTGGTCTACATTGAACCATTCTCCTGTAATTCCAAACATCAATGCATATCCGAATTCATGGCAAAGTATTACAGAAtcttcaaagttttttttttaccaagAAGTATAGGAATTTCCTTGTGGGGTTTCTGAAATGGGTAAGATTCATTGCGCTTTGGGAGGATGATGATGGGTCCATAGAGCGTTGCTCTTAGCCATGAGATATGAGCATGCCATAGCAAAGTTCCTCTCTGTCCTGCAATGGTGAAATTATACGTGTAGGCTTTGCCAGTTTGAATAGGACACTGTGTTATATATGCAGGTCCATCGGCCCACCCGGATGTCAGCTGCCTAACTCCATGCCTGTTCTCTCCAACAAAACAATCAACCACAATCTATcaagtttttatataaatgataacatatttgAGAAAGATAGGTTCATACCAGTGAATTGTGACATTGTTTGAAACATGATTAACCACTTTAACAATGACCTGATCGCCTTCCCGAGCCACCAACCGAGGCCCTGGGAATTGCCCGTTCACACTGATAATGCTCCTTGTGTGGCACAATCTTGTCACATTTTGGTACATGATCTTAAAATAAGCAACAGTaacaagttaaaattaatggagaAAAGTAatagaacaaaacaaaaaatcgaTACAAGTTAGCAATGTACTACATTGAAGGTATAGTGTCTTGTTATGCCTGctgcaaactccaccaagggagATACAAGGCAAAAAACAAACAACAGAGTAGCCATTGAAGCACATGAAGGAAGATAAGAGGTTCCCATAGCGAAGTGAATATGGAAAAGAGAAATGGTGGTTTATATAGAAGGGATGATTAGGTAACAAGGGGGTCATTAATCAGAGATTAATTAGTTAAGTTAATTAAAACCTGATGGATGTTCAATGTAAAATTTAGATGGTCACCTTGTCGGCGCCACTGTTTTTGGTCTAGCTTAATTTTAGAGTGTTGATAAAGTAAGACTTCTCTCTAACCAATATCTGAATGAACATTTTGATTGCCAGAAGGACCTTCCCTTATTGGTTCCTGTATAAGAACATAATTAAGTTACCCTAATTTCAAGGAAATAAGGAGCAGTCTGTACATTTTTAATTGCTAACAAGTTAGTTAATACAGTTTACACAAGTTTTTCACATTTGAAGTTGGCTCTCCTTTTTCCCATCATGGTACTTTTGATGATTCATCTGCTAAGCTACATCGACATGTGCTCTTTCAAGGGAAACCCATATGAGACAAGTGTTAAAATTTTGCTTCTTCAGGCCAATTCTTGGGAATTTAGCTTAATAGGGGAGTTTAGGAAACTGGGTAGTTGCAGAAAAAGACAGTTCTTATTCTAATTCTCTTTGATTTTAAGCCTTGACTATTGGCACTTTCCTCTCgctattttgttctttttgaccatatatattatatgattttcatgCAAGCAACGTTAATTCAATTACTAAAAATGTATCACCGGTAATTTTGCGTAAATTCTTAATTGGTTCCcttcaattcaatcattttctcaATCGTGTAGACTGTGAACCCTAAAGTTTAAAGCTGATGAAGAAGCTGAAGAAAGAAAGCGTggaatcatcatcatcacccaGTTTTCTCTCTACCAACTGGTTGAAAGAGAAGGATGTGCCATCGAATTTCATGCCTACAATTGAAAATGACTGGTATCTGCCCGTctcattctttctttctttcccatgAAATGGAATGTTTCATTGACCATTTCTAAACTTAGAAACTTGGATTCAAAGTCACTGGAACACCCAAGCCAAAATCCTAGGTAGACAAATCATGAAAGACATATGGGTTGTTTGGAATTGACTAAATAATTAGTGATCTTTTAAACTATCATATATTAtgaattacaaaacataaaaataaaatcgcgATTGATTATATGTCTAAAAGAAACTATATCATAACAATAGATTActcaattaaactaaaatattatatatgacAGCAAACCGTTATACCTATTCTCTTATACAATGATAGGACAAACCTTAACAAAAACATTAATCTTGTAAATATTCGATAATCTTCAAGACTGCCCAAATATGTTCTGCGGGTATAGAATGGATATAAAATGTTACCTTCACTTCTGTATTGCTTGATGAACTGGCCGAATGCCCAGGGTTAATAAATTGTGGCTTGAGGGGTTTGTTGAATGTGAAATTGTTCCATGTTTGATGTTCATGTTACACCTTTACTATTGCCCTAATTCTGAATTTTTTAGTTACAAAAAATGGAGATAAAATATACTCTGAAATTCAGTGCCAGTTTGAAATCCGTGtcaaacatattataattttattttcataggATTCCAGTTCCAAAGATGGATAGTCGTATCACTATCAGGTTAAAGCCTGCCTCAATACATTTTCAGATCAAATTACAGCCGTAGCCAGCTATCTCTGTAAGTGATAAAACCATTGCCTGACAATGGCGGAATCTCGTAACAATTTCTAAAAACCAAAAACTCATAGCATAGCATAATCTGTTCTATTCCATagaagataaataaattaatctttgaatAACAAATTACTTCCTTCGTTCCATTTCACTGCTAACAATCCTCACTACCAATTATTTACACTAcctagaaagaaagagagaaactgACGATAACGAAACCGGAAAACACTAAGCTAAGCACAAGCTTGCCTTCTTACTGGCATGGCAAAGAGAGCATCAAGATCAGGCGGCTGAAAAAAACCGTTCTTCGGCTGGTCTCGCTTTTTTCCAGCCACTGATTTTTTCCTTGGAGGTGGTGGACAGACAGACGCCACAGGGATCATACGCTTCGGAGTTGTGCAACCTTCTTCTTCCATTGTCGAACGGCCGCTGGATGAAACAGGTACACGGGGTTTGGAGAAGGCGGGGGGGATTAAATAGAAGGGTtttcgaaaatttgaaattttgaaaattgggAAGAGAGTGGGAAAATTGGGGATGTGCATGCACTATGGTGACGGTGGGTTGTAGTGTACGGGATTTTTAAGGCGGTTTAGTGACAACTATTTCCGAATCTTGTTTGGACACGTGGCGTGAAATCAGTGACTGACTCTGTCTACGTGGTTCAGGATTGGCCCACCTCCCACTCGGTTTTTATCGTGGTTCAAAAGTGGCGGCGCCTTTTAGTCGGTGTTTGCGCGGGAAAATTATAGGGCCTTAATATTGGCGACCCGAATTGTATACATTGGGCTTAATCATGACCATTATTGGGCCATCTTGAAATGAGCTCAAGCCCATATTAAAACAAACCCTATCCTTGTTACTGGTGCCCAACTCAACCCATTTCCCTTCTTACAATCAACAAAGTCCGGTGTCCAAAATAAGAACCGAACACATAAATTTGTTTGACTGACCAGCTAACTATTTCCTTTTTGTCAAAAAGTTACAAAAATATGATTGGTTAGTCAACCACTCAATCAAGCTTCAAGCTAAGTATCAGACCAAGCATTTAGTTAAAtaactttcatttttaaaaggctttttgggtaaaaaatagtTGATTGGTCGGTGAAGCACTTGACTGAAaaactttcatttaaaaaaaaaatcaaacataaatacgattataaatatatattaaataaaaatatgagtagACATATATAGACGGTTTAAAAAgcagttaaaataattaatactgATGTATTATTAGGCTTTTATGACCATTGCGAAGACAAaaagtaaaagataaaaaatggacaattaaataaaaaaaaaactctttttttcaattaaggtGTATCAATTCGATATTCTACTCTATCAAATTTGAACCCAAATTAACTTTTAGtcgaattaatttaattttaagtcaagattaattttatcaaatctcCAAAAGATTCATTTATTTTGATGTTTTTCATTAATGgcatatcaatttttttcttttttttttcctctttacaTTGATTTCTTTTAAGACAATTTTTATTCTCCTTTTCTATGATAATTGAATCTTATCTtatattgtgtataaaaaatccaattttttatatcatatattatattttatcatatgatatttaaaaaaataaaaaaatatattattgacataTCATTCTTTGAAAAATGTCACAactatcttaaaaattttaaaatttttcatatacaccacTATTatatcttcattttatttaaaaaggtgTATCGatctatatcaataatatatattgttttatataatacattcacagtatcatattaatttgatacaccttatgaaacatattatttttatttataccgTGTTATATGATACGTATagtgtattatatgatactgataactatcttcttttttaataatttttaacacttcatttaaaaacttatcatcAATTcgaatgaaattaaattagatctaaatttttttaatttgacctggcacttatttataataaataatcttatttaaattaaattatttatttaaacttaaattaattaaagataacattttaaatttaataattaattttataatcactatgataaataagtttaaaaaaaaaaaacatacctcAACCGAAACCTCAATTCAAAATCCCTCAGGCCTAATCCCTATGCTCACTCCTTTTCCTCCTCGTATTTGGCCCAGCATAAGAGATATTACATTTTTAACTCCTCATCCATAATATTACGGAAAAGAAAAAGGGTAAGATTCCTTTACCAAAAATTACAGTCCACaaggattattttccatttgTATTGGAGTATACGAAATTACcaagaaagtaaaataaaaatgaaatttcataaaaagtgCACTTACCGAGCTTGACGCAACACAAAAGGTCCCACCCAGGCTTGACCAAacctattttttaaaagttaaaatgggTTGGTTGCACCtctatttctattttctaaGATCAAAAAGGCTTGCCATGGCTAGCCAGGAATGGGACAGCTCGAACCGCTCCATTCTCCACACGTGAAATTAAAAACAGGCTGAGCTCTCACCATCCAACGTGTCACCCAATCACAGGAAACTCAACCCCACGCCAATAAAGGGTTGACTTTTGATAAACGTCCATAAGGATTTGGTCTTAATCAACTTCCCCTCCCCACTGCACTAACCGACGCACCTTCCTTTTAACCTAAGCCCACTCTGACAGTCAACTCTACCCAGCCAATCAGCCACCCTTTGTCTCCATCTGCTCCGGGTCACGGTGGATTTCTAGTATTCACAAAGTCAAAGCCGCATACTTACAAAACTTCCCTCACTTTGAAGCAACCATTCAATAACATCATCTTGTGTTGCAGATTGATTTCTATTTGTATATAACATGACTCCATCAAAGACACTTGGGCATTGGTTGTCCATTTCTGCACATGCATCTCTTCGCTGTTCCCACCTATTATTGCCTCAAAATTTTCTGGGTAATCTCTGAATACCGATCTTTCAAGAATTCTGTGACACATGTTCATCACTGTAGAGATGACTTTTTTATTAAGCAGAATCTTTCCTGAAAACAGTGTTTCGAAAGAAGCTTTTTGCCAAATTTAGTCCCATTTACAAGTTATATACAGGTGTTTCTCATGAAGAATTAATAATATTGCATGCAGgaaattaatatatagtaaTTTCATTCCTTCACTCAAAGTCTAAATGCTGAATATTATACTTAAGAAATATCAAACAGCCTCACCTAGGAAACCTAGTGTTAATATGCCCATATAGAGTTCTAATAAATACTAagcattattataataatacatgCTCAACTGCCCTGAGGATATTTGATTAAGAAGATAATTATGATAATGGCATACAGACTTGGGAGATAATTCAAAGTCATATATAATAGTTATGCATTCTTTAGTGGTTGACTCTTGCTTTAGTTAATTGAATTGGGGTCAGGAGTCAGGTAGATTTGGTCCACCTTTGATGTAACAATCTTATCAAAGACAATGTAACCAAGACAAAATAAGAATTCAATGCTATCGATCTGTACTAGCTTCAACTATTGTAAAAATCTTAAACAACCCATCTTCAAATGTTGGCTACTTTTTGTGAATCTTGATGCTGGATGCTGGTGAAGTGAAAGATAAAATGGTGGAGCCCTATTTTACAGTTAACCAAAAGTGTAAACGTTGACAAGATTggaatataaaaatgataatacaaTAAGTCAGAATTTAATGTGAAGAGGGCACACACGTAGACGTCACAACTTCCTCCTCATCTACTCCACTCTCTCCTCTTTTTCATAAGCCTGCTAGCTGCTTCTTTTTCTTATACCCTTCTCATTTCATCTTCTTTTAACAAAGCTGGGTAGTTTGATGCTTTCTTCTTATGCAGAGTTGGATCTAGTTTTCTTGAGGAAGTTAATGGAGACTGAGAAGGCTTCTTGGTTTGAAGATGAACTTGTAAGGGAACTTTACGATGATGAGACTCCATTGTTTGTGCTACCACAAGAGGCAACTGAACCCAAGTCAAGTTCAGCTGCAAATGAAGAGACTGTTAACAGGCTCACTTCAGCCGTCTATTCTGGCCCAACCATTGAAGATATCGAGAATGCGTTATCGTTGACAGCTCAGAATGACCAATATTCCGAAGCCCTTTCAAAGGCCAGGttataatttgatagttaaTATTTCTCAAGTTCCTTATGTATATACCTTTGTCTGCTGTCTGTCAGGTTTCTTTCTAAAGCCATTAAACGTTGGTTTTTTAGCAGAATTTCATTAATAGAAGGGGGATTTGGTAAGCTTGATCATAAATATACTCTCAAAATCAAGAGCTTGGGCAATGGGATGGCTGATGATGGATATAAATGGAGGAAATACGGCCAAAAATCTATCAAAAATAGCCCAAATCCTC
It contains:
- the LOC123192094 gene encoding probable protein S-acyltransferase 16 isoform X2, which produces MTMKQGFTFSLPVIVVVFVISYVYFTTVFIFIDQWFGLMSSPGIMNAVVFTAVALMCMVNYSVAIFRDPGWVPANYMPDIEDDQNTIHEIKRKGGDLRYCQKCSHYKPPRSHHCRVCKRCVLLMVLLVGSLSTDPLKDEPQRGGSYRTAYVISGLLLVPLSVALSVLLGWHIYLILQNKTTIEYHEGVRALWLAEKGGHVYKHPYDLGVYENLTTVLGPSIFSWVCPTSRHIGSGLQFRTAYDNTAGAASVLK
- the LOC123229436 gene encoding laccase-17-like encodes the protein MGTSYLPSCASMATLLFVFCLVSPLVEFAAGITRHYTFNIMYQNVTRLCHTRSIISVNGQFPGPRLVAREGDQVIVKVVNHVSNNVTIHWHGVRQLTSGWADGPAYITQCPIQTGKAYTYNFTIAGQRGTLLWHAHISWLRATLYGPIIILPKRNESYPFQKPHKEIPILLGEWFNVDQEAIISQALQTGGGPNVSDAYTINGLPGPLYNCSSQDTFKLKVEPGKTYLLRLINAALNDELFFSIANHSLSVVEADAVYVKPFNTDKLLITPGQTTNVLLKTKPYFPDATFLMEARPYFTGRGSFDNSTTAGVLQYKRPTNLSSSKKLPLFKPTLPPINATNFVANFTGKFRSLASAKYPANVPLKVDRKFFFTVGLGTNPCPVNTTCQGPTNRTKFTASINNVSFALPSTAILQSYFFGQNNGVYTTDFPDNPPIPFNYTGTPPNNTNVSNGTRTVVFPFNASVELVMQATSILGAESHPLHLHGFNFFVVGFGFGNYDPNNDPKNFNLVDPVERNTVGVPAGGWVAVRFFADNPGVWFMHCHLDVHTSWGLKMAWIVLDGPQPNQKLPPPPSDLPQC